A region from the Musa acuminata AAA Group cultivar baxijiao chromosome BXJ1-10, Cavendish_Baxijiao_AAA, whole genome shotgun sequence genome encodes:
- the LOC135595269 gene encoding probable pectinesterase/pectinesterase inhibitor 51 yields MASSLVPLLLLLLLFSTSSDAVHGRQHHRHAPIPSRKADAAPTASPAIRQACCATRSPDLCQSTLSHLSPSLPANPSALDLVLGAISAASNGLQTARANAQAILNASASNFNHTNAARNCLDFLSLSNHRLAAASLAVPAGALADARAFAGAAELYQYDCWSALKYVNDTQQVVDAMAFLANLANVTGGATAMVAALQRYGANISLWAPPQTERDGYWPDATVASPSGEAARKEFPRPGTPPDATVCKEGGCQFGSVQAAVDAAPEHSAGRYVIYIKEGVYEETVRVPFVKTNLVFIGDGMGKTVITGSLNADTVGVSTYNTATVGVSGDGFMARNLTFANTAGPDKHQAVAFRSDSDLSVLESVEFLGHQDTLYAHSLRQFYKSCRIAGTVDFIFGNSATVFHDCLIFVLPRQLNPEHGESNTVTAHGRTDPAQSTGFVFDHCAINGSDEYLALYRSKPDVHRVYLGRPWKEYSRTVFIDCNLAEIVRPEGWETWNGSVDFALKTLFYGEFGSSGPGANVTARVPWSSQIPAEHLGAYSVENFIQGDQWIPFDL; encoded by the exons ATGGCTTCCTCTCTCGTcccgctgctcctcctcctcctcctcttctccacctCCTCCGACGCCGTCCACGGCCGTCAACACCACAGGCACGCCCCCATCCCCAGCCGCAAGGCGGATGCGGCACCCACCGCCTCACCCGCGATCCGCCAGGCTTGCTGCGCCACCCGCTCCCCGGACCTCTGCCAGTCGACCCTCTCCCATCTCTCCCCATCCCTCCCCGCCAACCCCTCCGCCCTCGACCTCGTCCTCGGCGCCATCTCCGCTGCATCAAACGGCCTCCAGACCGCCCGGGCCAACGCCCAGGCCATCCTCAACGCCTCCGCCTCCAACTTCAACCACACCAACGCTGCGCGCAACTGCCTCgacttcctctccctctccaaccACCGCCTCGCAGCCGCCTCCTTGGCGGTCCCCGCTGGCGCCCTCGCCGACGCCCGCGCCTTTGCCGGCGCCGCGGAGCTCTACCAGTACGATTGTTGGTCCGCCCTCAAGTACGTCAACGATACCCAGCAGGTGGTGGACGCCATGGCCTTCCTCGCCAACCTCGCGAACGTCACCGGAGGCGCCACCGCCATGGTGGCCGCCCTGCAGCGCTACGGCGCCAACATCTCGCTCTGGGCCCCGCCGCAGACCGAGAGGGACGGGTACTGGCCGGACGCCACCGTGGCGTCACCAAGCGGAGAGGCCGCCCGGAAGGAGTTCCCACGGCCGGGGACACCGCCGGACGCAACGGTCTGCAAGGAGGGCGGATGCCAGTTTGGATCGGTTCAGGCGGCGGTCGACGCTGCGCCGGAGCACAGCGCCGGCCGGTACGTGATCTACATAAAGGAAGGGGTGTACGAGGAGACGGTCCGGGTGCCGTTCGTGAAGACGAACCTGGTGTTTATCGGGGACGGCATGGGCAAAACGGTCATTACGGGCTCCCTCAACGCCGACACCGTCGGCGTCTCCACCTACAACACGGCCACCGTCG GCGTGAGTGGAGATGGCTTCATGGCCCGGAACCTGACCTTCGCCAACACCGCCGGGCCGGACAAGCACCAGGCCGTGGCCTTCCGCTCCGACAGCGACCTCTCCGTGCTCGAGTCGGTGGAGTTCCTCGGCCACCAGGACACCCTCTACGCCCACTCCCTCCGCCAGTTCTACAAGTCCTGCCGCATCGCCGGCACCGTCGACTTCATCTTCGGCAACTCCGCCACCGTCTTCCACGACTGCCTCATCTTCGTCCTCCCCCGCCAGCTCAACCCCGAGCACGGCGAGTCCAACACCGTCACCGCGCACGGCCGCACCGACCCCGCCCAGTCCACCGGCTTCGTGTTCGACCACTGCGCCATCAACGGGAGCGACGAGTACCTCGCGCTCTACCGCTCGAAGCCCGACGTCCACCGCGTGTACCTCGGGAGGCCATGGAAGGAGTACTCGAGGACGGTGTTCATCGACTGCAACTTGGCGGAGATCGTGAGACCGGAGGGCTGGGAGACATGGAACGGTAGCGTTGACTTCGCGCTGAAGACGCTGTTCTACGGAGAGTTCGGAAGCTCTGGTCCCGGAGCTAATGTGACCGCAAGAGTGCCATGGAGCAGCCAGATCCCGGCGGAGCATTTAGGAGCCTACTCCGTGGAGAACTTTATTCAGGGGGATCAATGGATTCCCTTTGATCTATAG